One Propionispora hippei DSM 15287 genomic window carries:
- a CDS encoding aspartyl-phosphate phosphatase Spo0E family protein, whose product MLAEEIEKMRRNLVKLGMEKGLQHPEVLAESRNLDVLIVKFLVRTVAAAN is encoded by the coding sequence ATGTTAGCCGAGGAAATTGAAAAAATGCGTCGAAATTTGGTCAAACTGGGGATGGAGAAAGGGTTGCAGCATCCGGAGGTTCTGGCGGAAAGCCGGAATCTGGATGTTTTAATCGTTAAATTTCTGGTACGGACCGTGGCAGCGGCGAACTGA